One genomic window of Coffea eugenioides isolate CCC68of chromosome 1, Ceug_1.0, whole genome shotgun sequence includes the following:
- the LOC113761906 gene encoding signal recognition particle receptor subunit beta-like, giving the protein MDFEKIETEVKIHVQKWVGEAQLLIQRTSPAQLYVAVAVVVFTMLLLILIKLFKRKTSNTIVLTGLSGSGKTILFYQLRDGSSHLGTVTSMEPNEGTFVLHSETTKKGKIKPVHIVDVPGHSRLRAKLDEFLPQAAGVVFVVDAVEFLPNCRAASEYLYEVLTAASVVKRKIPLLILCNKVDKVTAHTKDFIRKQLEKEIDKLRTSRTAVSEADVTDEYTLGTPGEAFAFSQCHNKVVIGEASGLTGEISQLEDFIRNLVKP; this is encoded by the exons ATGGACTTTGAAAAGATAGAGACAGAAGTGAAGATTCATGTACAGAAATGGGTAGGAGAAGCTCAGTTATTGATTCAGAGGACATCACCAGCTCAACTTTATGTCGCCGTTGCCGTAGTCGTGTTCACCATGCTTTTACTCATACTCa TTAAACTTTTCAAACGCAAAACATCTAATACCATTGTGCTCACTGGGCTCAGTGGAAGTGGAAAAACCATTCTCTTTTACCAA CTCCGTGATGGCTCCTCTCATCTGGGTACTGTGACATCTATGGAACCTAATGAAGGCACCTTTGTACTGCACTCTGAGACAACTAAG AAGGGCAAGATAAAGCCTGTTCACATTGTTGATGTTCCTGGGCATTCTCGTCTTCGAGCCAAACTAGATGAGTTCTTGCCTCAAGCAGCTGGCGTTGTCTTTGTTGTTGATGCTGTGGAATTCCTACCTAACTGCCGTGCTGCCTCAGA GTATCTCTATGAAGTTCTTACAGCTGCAAGTGTTGTAAAGAGGAAGATTCCACTTCTCATCCTCTGCAACAAGGTGGATAAAGTCACCGCACACACAAAGGATTTCATCAGAAAACAGCTGGAGAAAGAAAT TGACAAGCTTCGGACATCAAGAACAGCAGTATCTGAGGCAGATGTCACTGATGAATATACACTTGGGACACCTGGTGAAGCCTTTGCATTTTCCCAGTGTCACAACAAAGTCGTCATTGGAGAAGCTTCTGGTTTAACTGGTGAGATAAGTCAGTTGGAAGACTTCATTAGAAATCTTGTGAAGCCTTGA
- the LOC113777140 gene encoding protein NUCLEAR FUSION DEFECTIVE 4, whose translation MGGAKMSNSNCTGHRGGHGAIPFAVHVVRGRWFSLFASFLIMAGAGATYLFGTYSKEIKSSLGYDQTTLNLLGFFKDFGANVGVLSGLIDEVVPTWLVLLIGAGMNFAGYFMIWLAVTGRIAKPKVWMMCIYICVGANSQNFANTGALVTSVKNFPESRGIMIGLLKGFTGLSGAILTQVYLAVYGNDSKSLILLIAWLPAALSVVFVYTIREMKVVRQPNQLSIFYYFLFVSIALALFLMVMTILQKAVAFSQAAYAGSATVACALLFFPLLIAIKQEWLIWKQRNRPVISSPTVSIEIPVEIEPKQTSAAQSSSKKIDENQTALWYQNVFKKPKRGDDYTILQALSSTDMLVLFLATFCGLGSSLTAVDNLGQIGESLGYPTKTIKSFVSLLSIWNFFGRIFSGFVSETLLVKYKFPRTLMMTFVLLLACTGYLLIAFPFNGSVYVASIIIGFSFGAQLPLIFTIISELFGLKHYSTLFNCGQLASPLGSYILNVKVTGPLYDREALKDLARRGMTRSSVKDLTCIGTQCYRLPFIVLASITLFGALASLILVARTREFYRSDIYKKFRDAAEADDDPDMTLPTSKTATSK comes from the coding sequence ATGGGGGGAGCAAAAATGAGCAATAGCAATTGCACCGGCCACCGTGGAGGCCATGGGGCTATCCCCTTTGCCGTTCATGTTGTTCGAGGACGATGGTTCTCACTTTTTGCCTCCTTTTTGATCATGGCTGGAGCCGGTGCAACTTATCTTTTTGGAACTTACTCTAAAGAGATAAAGTCTTCTCTTGGATATGATCAAACTACACTCAATCTTCTAGGCTTCTTTAAGGACTTTGGTGCAAATGTTGGAGTTTTATCGGGCCTTATTGATGAGGTAGTTCCAACATGGCTTGTGCTCTTGATTGGTGCAGGCATGAATTTTGCTGGCTACTTCATGATATGGTTAGCTGTCACCGGGAGAATTGCCAAGCCAAAAGTTTGGATGATGTGCATCTATATATGTGTGGGAGCCAACTCTCAAAATTTTGCCAATACAGGTGCTCTTGTTACTTCTGTTAAAAATTTCCCCGAGAGCAGGGGAATCATGATTGGCCTATTGAAAGGTTTCACTGGACTCAGTGGAGCTATCTTGACACAAGTATACTTGGCTGTGTATGGGAATGATTCCAAGTCTCTTATTCTTCTTATTGCTTGGCTTCCAGCTGCTTTGTCGGTGGTTTTCGTGTACACGATTCGCGAAATGAAGGTTGTTAGGCAGCCAAATCAGTTGAGCATTTTTTACTACTTCCTATTCGTGTCAATTGCGCTTGCATTGTTTCTTATGGTTATGACCATACTTCAAAAAGCAGTAGCTTTCTCACAAGCAGCTTATGCTGGAAGTGCAACTGTGGCTTGTGCTTTGCTCTTTTTTCCTTTACTGATTGCCATTAAACAAGAGTGGCTAATCTGGAAGCAAAGAAACCGTCCTGTTATTTCTAGTCCTACAGTATCTATCGAGATACCGGTAGAAATTGAGCCAAAGCAGACATCGGCAGCTCAATCTTCAAGCAAAAAGATTGATGAGAATCAGACAGCACTTTGGTACCAGAACGTCTTTAAGAAGCCAAAGAGAGGAGATGATTACACTATCCTACAAGCACTTTCGAGCACTGATATGCTCGTTCTGTTTCTTGCAACATTCTGTGGACTGGGATCAAGCTTAACTGCAGTGGATAACTTGGGACAGATAGGAGAATCATTAGGATATCCCACAAAAACCATAAAGTCCTTCGTTTCACTTCTCAGCATATGGAACTTCTTTGGAAGAATCTTTTCTGGTTTCGTATCCGAAACTCTTCTTGTCAAGTACAAATTTCCAAGAACTCTAATGATGACATTTGTCCTACTCTTGGCTTGCACTGGCTATCTCCTTATTGCCTTTCCTTTCAATGGCTCAGTTTATGTAGCATCCATCATAATTGGATTCTCATTTGGTGCACAGCTGCCACTGATTTTTACCATCATTTCCGAGCTTTTTGGCCTGAAACATTACTCGACGTTGTTCAATTGCGGACAGTTGGCCAGCCCCCTTGGCTCATATATCCTAAATGTTAAGGTCACCGGACCTCTTTATGATAGAGAGGCATTGAAAGATCTTGCCAGGAGGGGAATGACTAGGTCATCCGTGAAGGATCTGACATGCATTGGAACTCAATGTTATAGGTTGCCCTTTATCGTATTGGCTAGCATTACTCTCTTTGGAGCTCTTGCTTCATTGATTTTGGTTGCTAGAACTAGAGAATTCTACAGAAGTGATATTTATAAAAAGTTCAGAGATGCAGCAGAGGCAGATGATGATCCAGATATGACATTGCCAACATCCAAAACGGCCACTTCAAAGTAA